A single region of the Plasmodium chabaudi chabaudi strain AS genome assembly, chromosome: 3 genome encodes:
- a CDS encoding DNA repair protein RAD2, putative, with amino-acid sequence MGVKGLWSIVAPIGVRVNPEIFTGKRIAIDVSIWLYELIYGNNLKSSRNNNFDDLGVFNDLWLDFSEQNSDLKLSNLKKGHLYFFFLRICKLLYYNIRPIFIFDGTPPELKKRTIFQRNLKRKNNEEKVKKTAEKLIYNYYHKSLLKLLKKQKEKKDGINISKKNKDLLNEKDNNNPDLVEKEKQEDTNPLNNELNKLGTSNLIEIYEDIKENNESLNKISENVGSVKITAKEVLNICNNNTDDLNKIKNKVLMLTDEDVSKLEQNKEVTKSGTELVAETNDEIVDDIVMTKNMIRKKYYAGIPEDFKGFLSMRRTVDIIDINNFNINIDEVTKKMKEAEQKYSNKCDKNVFSNISTTMLLSNEEAEMGDEEVEVVENGENGENEMSVEANIMSYIKSENKMNSKEINVLEMPTNNLFVEGKDEYKVYYVNNEEIKIPLFKEINKEVFEKLPVKLQYRILQDIKEEWYADNRLKAIKSKDDMDIFSQVQIETYIRMIKTDFEIEKLKIKMAENIQNEKLDGELIINTNLSKKFNENLTARNYNDIKDTITKRKKKKKGKESFLNEILGGPGVQNFDAVIEVEDDEEPPEMASIPNAVDMAEDAEIGKATDTDEVGMNKTDAEKVTPTKLLTDYKESLLMNDEDLFGEDFFAMKNEEAVNGEKNEYNANNEHEAESISKRVQDGNTDDSFFIIEETELKPDEFTNLEINKLEEKNNTEVEINKQYEEIIIDDNDDAENVKEQSNILVATPPEPVVCVSSSASSSSSFESIAHGKEPLASLGDDDVVVLPSDKEAMGKDEQSDNATPKVTDADDVKATDAGDVKEVETEGDAIAEVVELADVVEVIEEGGTAEEADGGRAQKFLTKEIMNNILIKKKIDLKNTGEGDLLENFLNNKEVLDAFGESKVIENEEVIQGLEGIDKDMDEKTIDSRLNEKQKEGEELMKEYKRLKNTNITINEEMNEDIKLLLNFFGIPYIQSPCEAEAQCSYLNNNNYCDAIISDDSDVIVFSGKTIIKNFFNKKKTVEVYEKNLIERKLGLYQDDLINISMLCGCDYTVGVHGIGIVNALEVVKAFPTFDDLKILKEIVSNPLRHLYQENDENNYSDEIKHFLNTHKNYKLNWIFPKNFPDREVYKCFKYPKVCKDIKKFEWHPPNMNNIIHYLNKTTNISEEKIFNVLDPILKKYNVKVRSYQLRIEDFFPVIEKKRKSVDDLINTIRNKKKSTTPKKNTTPRKKKSTSKQNADNNSEWSDNSSNQPNVTNEMSNLIDANPSGIVVSKRMSNALKHIKKRKETIKNSASKKGNQKDA; translated from the coding sequence ATGGGAGTGAAAGGACTTTGGTCTATAGTAGCACCTATAGGTGTTCGTGTTAATCCTGAAATATTTACAGGAAAGAGAATAGCAATTGATGTAAGTATATGGttatatgaattaatatatggaaacaatttaaaaagttcacgaaataataattttgatgaCTTAGGAGTATTTAATGATTTATGGTTAGATTTTAGCGAACAAAATAGCgatttaaaattaagtaatttgaaaaaaggacatttatattttttctttttaagaatatgtaaattgttatattataatataagaccgatctttatttttgatgGTACTCCTcctgaattaaaaaaacgaacTATATTTCAACGAAAtctaaaaagaaaaaataatgaagagaaggttaaaaaaacagcagaaaaattaatatataattattatcataaaagtttattaaaattgttgaaaaaacaaaaagaaaagaaagatggtataaatatttccaaaaaaaacaaagacCTTCTCAATGAAAAAGACAATAACAATCCTGATTTAGTAgagaaagaaaaacaaGAAGATACAAATCCATTgaataatgaattaaataaattgggTACAAGTAATTTGattgaaatatatgaagatataaaagaaaataatgaatcattaaataaaatttctgAAAATGTTGGAAGTGTAAAAATAACAGCAAAGGAAGTATTAAACATTTGTAATAACAATACGgatgatttaaataaaataaaaaataaagttctTATGCTTACCGATGAAGATGTTTCTAAATTGGAGCAGAATAAAGAAGTAACAAAATCTGGTACTGAATTAGTAGCAGAAACGAATGATGAAATAGTTGATGATATCGTTatgacaaaaaatatgataagaaaaaaatactatgCAGGTATACCCGAAGATTTCAAAGGATTCTTATCTATGCGAAGGACAGTTGATAttatagatataaataattttaatataaatattgatgaagttacaaaaaaaatgaaagaagcagaacaaaaatattcaaataaatgtgataaaaatgttttttcaaatatatcaaCAACTATGTTATTAAGTAATGAAGAAGCAGAGATGGGGGATGAAGAGGTCGAGGTGGTTGAGAATGGTGAAAATGGCGAAAACGAAATGAGTGTCGAAGCAAACATTATGAGCTATATCAAAtcggaaaataaaatgaattcaaaagaaataaacGTTTTAGAGATGCCAACGAATAATCTATTTGTAGAGGGGAAAGATGAATATAAAGTGTATTACGTAAATAATGAAGAGATAAAAATCCCATTGTTTAAAgagataaataaagaagtgTTTGAAAAATTGCCAGTCAAATTACAATATAGAATATTGCAAGATATAAAAGAGGAATGGTATGCAGATAATAGACTAAAGGCTATAAAATCAAAAGATGATATGgatattttttcacaaGTTCAAATTGAAACATATATTAGAATGATTAAAACAGATTttgaaattgaaaaattaaaaataaagatggcagaaaatattcaaaatgaaaaattagatggagaattaattattaatactaatttatcaaaaaaatttaatgaaaatttaactgctagaaattataatgatattaaaGATACTATTACAAAAcgtaagaaaaaaaaaaaaggtaaagaatcttttttaaatgaaatattggGAGGCCCTGGAGTACAAAATTTTGATGCGGTTATCGAAGTAGAGGACGATGAAGAACCCCCTGAAATGGCGAGCATTCCAAATGCAGTGGACATGGCCGAAGATGCAGAGATTGGAAAAGCTACTGACACTGATGAAGTTGGGATGAACAAGACAGATGCTGAGAAAGTGACACCCACCAAATTGCTGACCGATTATAAGGAAAGCCTACTAATGAATGATGAGGACCTATTTGGAGAAGATTTTTTTGCGatgaaaaatgaagaagCGGTAAATGGTgagaaaaatgaatataatgcAAATAATGAACACGAAGCAGAATCTATTTCAAAACGGGTTCAGGATGGAAATACAGACGactcattttttattatcgaGGAAACAGAATTAAAACCCGATGAATTTACAAATTTAGAGATAAACAAattagaagaaaaaaataatacagaagtagaaataaataaacaatatgaagaaattataatagATGATAATGATGATGCTGAAAATGTAAAGGAGCAATCAAACATTTTGGTAGCTACTCCCCCTGAGCCAGTTGTTTGTGTTTCATCATCTGCGTCGTCCTCCTCAAGCTTTGAGTCGATTGCCCATGGGAAGGAGCCTTTGGCTAGTCTTGGCGATGATGATGTGGTCGTTTTGCCGAGCGACAAAGAGGCGATGGGAAAGGACGAGCAGTCGGACAATGCCACTCCAAAGGTGACAGATGCAGATGATGTAAAGGCGACAGATGCAGGTGATGTAAAGGAGGTCGAGACCGAGGGCGATGCCATTGCTGAAGTGGTTGAACTGGCTGACGTTGTTGAAGTCATCGAGGAGGGTGGCACGGCTGAGGAGGCCGATGGGGGGCGCGCTCAAAAGTTTTTGACTAAAGAgataatgaataatattcttataaaaaaaaaaattgatttGAAAAATACGGGTGAGGGAGACTTGCTTGAGAATTTCTTGAACAACAAAGAAGTACTAGACGCATTTGGTGAGTCGAAGGTGATTGAGAATGAAGAAGTTATTCAGGGGTTGGAAGGAATTGATAAAGATATGGATGAAAAAACAATAGATAGTAGATTGAacgaaaaacaaaaagaagGGGAAGAATTAAtgaaagaatataaaaggttgaaaaatacaaatattacaataaatgaagaaatgaatgaagatataaaattattattaaatttttttggaaTACCATATATACAATCACCTTGTGAAGCTGAAGCTCAatgttcatatttaaataataataattattgcGATGCAATAATTAGTGATGATTCAGATGTAATAGTTTTTAGTGGCAAAactataattaaaaatttttttaataaaaaaaaaacagttgaagtatatgaaaaaaatttaatagaaAGGAAATTAGGATTATATCAAGACgatttgataaatatatcgaTGTTATGTGGTTGTGATTATACAGTAGGTGTACATGGGATTGGTATTGTCAATGCTTTAGAAGTCGTTAAGGCATTTCCTACATTTGacgatttaaaaattttaaaagaaatagtTTCAAATCCTCTTAGACATTTATATcaagaaaatgatgaaaataattattccgatgaaataaaacattttttaaacactcataaaaattataaattaaattggATATTTCCTAAAAATTTTCCAGATAGAGAAGtttataaatgttttaaatatccAAAAGTTTGTaaagatattaaaaaatttgaatggCATCCTCCTAAcatgaataatattatacattaCTTAAATAAAACTACAAATATTTCcgaagaaaaaatttttaatgttttaGATCCcatactaaaaaaatataacgtTAAGGTTCGAAGTTACCAACTACGAATAGAAGACTTTTTTCCTGTCATTGAAAAAAAGCGAAAATCCGTTGATGATTTGATAAACACGATTcggaacaaaaaaaaaagtactaccccaaaaaaaaatactacaccccgaaaaaaaaaatcaacatCCAAACAGAATGCagataataatagtgaATGGAGTGACAATAGTTCGAATCAACCGAATGTGACTAACGAAATGTCTAACCTGATAGATGCCAATCCTTCGGGAATTGTAGTATCAAAAAGAATGTCAAATGCATTAAagcatattaaaaagagaaaggaaacaattaaaaattctGCTTCCAAAAAAGGAAACCAGAAAGATGCATAG
- a CDS encoding cysteine desulfuration protein SufE, putative: MHRNKIIQICITYILYIILFSSINGTKIDKKNITNINTYSIRNANKFVAQLHKQKKEKKKLFIKNYQLQNKKRINYLKTIFDNISGNQSPQNSDIDSYNLTPKLKKTVQFFQSLSNNPYNKSQEVILMGKKCPPMPNELKTRQNQVLGCQSTVYIYPKVKLQDNKKIIDWLGYSDGLLTKGIVYILIDGLSGYTPEEIIKVNPNFISLTGISDFLTMSRINGYLNIMNKIKIFSEQIIKNIEY; the protein is encoded by the exons ATGcatagaaataaaataatacaaatatgtattacATACATActatacattattttattctcaTCGATCAATGGTacaaaaattgataaaaaaaatattaccaATATCAATACTTATAGCATAAGAAATGCAAACAAATTTGTAGCCCAATTGCATAAacaaaagaaagaaaaaaaaaaattattcataaaaaattatcaactacaaaataaaaaacgaataaattatttaaagacAATTTTTGATAACATATCGGGGAACCAATCTCCTCAAAATTCAGATATAGATAGTTATAATTTAACTcccaaattaaaaaaaacagtccaattttttcaatCACTGTCTAATAATCCATATAATAA AAGTCAGGAGGTCATATTAATGGGAAAGAAATGTCCACCCATGCCAAATGAATTGAAAACAAGACAAAATCAAGTTttg GGATGCCAATCAACggtgtatatatatccaaAAGTGAAATTACAagataacaaaaaaattattgacTGGTTAGGATATTCAG aCGGATTGTTGACAAAAGGgatagtatatattttaattgatGGTTTGAGCGGATATACCCctgaagaaataataaaagtaaatcccaattttatttccttaACTGGAATTTCagattttttaacaatgaGCAGAATAAATggatatttaaatattatgaataaaataaaaatattttccgaacaaattattaaaaatatagaatacTAA
- a CDS encoding pantothenate transporter, putative, whose product MNVDSYTQNRKASFPINNVLSEETEKLVDTYKYEEEVNNIFKTGVSKFKKNGKNSMAFHKSLAVVNVAAGLDGCDDQLLPASFRALEADLNLHPSLLGYITLAQTLMLSLFSPIWGFLSDKYSRKWMLVFGTALWGIATIFLANINDFTHIIIFRAINGLALGSIGPISQSILADAAKNESLGLSFGIVQLSSSIGRLIGGVVTTTVSMKYFGTIRGWRLCFIVVGALSILLSIIVAFFVEDAPRQVRINRKETNSYMGESIIDNNNETIIEPQRSQSYMVYQNVKEMLKDSLSKKSIIIILLEGFTGTIPWLALSFNTMFFQYCDLSDLQAAVITGFLLIGSALGGVLGGHFGDIMHNISNKHGRPFLGQLAMFGRVPLVILTYLVIPKRKESFELFVLSCFFLGLSSIAGVAVNRPIVSDIIRPDYRGTIFSLTIAIEGVGSSLIGAPLFGYLAEEVFHYRNNNLLISDMTTEFRSHNAEALSKTLLYLTAVPWMLSFVFYSLLHFTYGAEYSKMNQIIESEYKYDDEDDDETMVGKGMT is encoded by the coding sequence atgaatgtCGATTCCTATACCCAGAACAGGAAAGCGAGTTTTCCCATAAATAATGTACTATCGGAAGAGACCGAAAAACTCGTTGATAcgtataaatatgaagaagaagtaaataatatttttaaaactggAGTTtcaaaattcaaaaaaaatggaaagaaTAGTATGGCATTTCATAAATCCTTGGCTGTAGTAAATGTAGCAGCAGGATTAGATGGATGTGATGATCAATTATTACCAGCAAGTTTTAGAGCATTAGAAGCAGATTTAAATTTACATCCATCATTATTAGGATATATAACATTAGCTCAAACATTAATGTTAAGTTTGTTTAGTCCAATATGGGGTTTTTTATCAGATAAATATTCGAGAAAATGGATGTTAGTATTTGGTACAGCTTTATGGGGAATAGCAACTATATTTTTggcaaatataaatgactttacacatataataatttttagaGCAATAAATGGATTAGCTTTAGGTAGTATTGGTCCTATATCACAAAGTATATTAGCAGATGCAgcaaaaaatgaatctTTAGGTTTATCTTTTGGTATTGTACAATTATCTTCTAGTATTGGTCGATTAATTGGAGGTGTTGTTACTACAACTGTTTCGATGAAATACTTTGGAACCATTCGAGGTTGGAgattatgttttattgtAGTTGGTGCTTtaagtatattattaagTATTATTGTTGCCTTTTTTGTAGAAGATGCACCGAGACAAGTAAGAATAAATAGAAAAGAAACTAACTCTTACATGGGAGAAAGTAtaattgataataataatgaaacaaTAATAGAACCACAACGAAGTCAATCATATATGGTATATCAAAACGTTAAGGAAATGCTTAAAGATAGTTTAtctaaaaaaagtataataataatattgttgGAAGGTTTTACTGGTACAATTCCATGGCTAGCTTTAAGTTTTAATACAAtgttttttcaatattgtGATTTAAGTGATTTACAAGCAGCAGTAATAACaggatttttattaattggATCTGCTTTAGGAGGAGTATTAGGAGGTCATTTTGGTGACATAatgcataatatatcaaataaacATGGTCGACCCTTTTTAGGTCAGCTAGCTATGTTTGGTAGAGTACCATTAGttatattaacatatttaGTGATACctaaaagaaaagaaagttttgaattatttgttttatcttgtttttttttgggtTTATCATCAATAGCTGGTGTAGCAGTAAATCGACCAATTGTATCCGATATTATAAGACCAGATTATAGAGGtactattttttcattaactATAGCCATTGAAGGTGTTGGGTCTTCATTAATTGGTGCCCCATTATTTGGTTATCTAGCTGAAGAAGTATTTCattatagaaataataatttattaatttccGATATGACTACAGAATTTAGAAGTCATAATGCAGAGGCTCTTTCAAAAACATTGTTATATCTTACTGCAGTACCATGGATGTtatcttttgttttttattcgCTTCTTCATTTTACTTATGGAGCAGAATATTCCAAGATGAACCAAATTATTGAATCGGAATATAAGTATGATGATGAAGATGATGATGAAACCATGGTAGGTAAAGGTATGACATAA